The Kitasatospora sp. NBC_00374 genome has a segment encoding these proteins:
- a CDS encoding DUF4232 domain-containing protein: MRVSKLAFAVLAVAAALSLTACQDDETGTAQAQTASTGASPSGGPASGGPASGGPASGGPGKGSTPPTAAPAGSTGAGKTAKCRTADLTITAADRTITGDADNTVVVELKNHSGKDCTLSGYAGVDLKTSAGTLSAKRSGEPVVAGVVRSGKSTYFGISYPANTSGGSGVRITGLVVTPPDETQSVTLPWPGAGSLPVTDGSGSPVRIGPMGSAGQGE, from the coding sequence ATGCGCGTCAGCAAGCTCGCGTTCGCCGTCCTGGCCGTCGCCGCCGCCCTCTCGCTCACCGCCTGCCAGGACGACGAGACGGGCACCGCACAGGCCCAGACCGCGTCCACCGGCGCCTCCCCCAGCGGCGGTCCGGCCTCCGGCGGTCCGGCTTCGGGCGGTCCGGCCTCGGGCGGTCCAGGGAAGGGCAGCACGCCGCCCACCGCCGCACCGGCCGGCTCCACCGGGGCCGGGAAGACCGCCAAGTGCCGGACCGCGGACCTGACCATCACCGCCGCGGACCGCACCATCACCGGCGACGCCGACAACACCGTCGTGGTCGAGTTGAAGAACCACAGCGGCAAGGACTGCACGCTCTCCGGGTACGCGGGCGTCGACCTGAAGACCTCCGCGGGCACGCTGTCCGCGAAGCGCTCCGGCGAGCCGGTCGTCGCGGGCGTCGTGAGGAGCGGCAAGTCGACGTACTTCGGCATCAGTTACCCGGCCAACACCTCGGGCGGCTCCGGCGTCCGGATCACCGGCCTGGTGGTGACCCCGCCTGATGAGACCCAGTCGGTCACCCTGCCCTGGCCGGGCGCCGGCTCACTGCCCGTCACGGACGGCAGCGGATCCCCGGTGAGGATCGGCCCGATGGGAAGCGCCGGCCAGGGCGAGTGA
- the ligA gene encoding NAD-dependent DNA ligase LigA, with protein sequence MTDAAPLATPSAYADAVATAVQAAAAYYADGSTPLGDDEYDALVRGIEAYEAAHPDEVLPDSPTGKVAGGAATGDVPHSVPMLSLDNVFSADELAAWAAGLERRLGRPVDGWCVEPKLDGLAVAARYRAGSLVQVLTRGDGLAGEDITHSADAVLGLPARLTEPLDLELRGEVLLTQDQFDHANEVRTAHGATPFAHPRSGAAGTLRAKDRPYRVELTFFAYGAIGLDDLGHTALLGRLAELGANTAATTEAHPQRCATVEEVQQRVEEVAALRSALPFGIDGVVIKADTATDQQQAGSGSRAPRWAVARKLAAEHKVTRLLGVEWNVGRTGIIAPRAVLEPVVIDGVTITYATLHNPADITRRGLLLGDQVFVYRAGDVIPRVEAPLVDQRTGAEQPIAFPEACPRCGDPIDTSEQRWRCSRGRGCQAVASIRYAVGRDQLDIEGLGGTRAVQLVDAGLVEDVADLFALTRDQLLALERMGDTSTDNLLAAIETARNAPLNRVFCALGVRGTGRTMSRRIAAHFGSMAAIRAADAEALAEVDGIGVEKAKVIVAELADLAPVLDKLIAQNVGTAVTEPTAPSNAGPQEDGPQGPLTGQSVVVTGSMAGSPLDGLSRNEVNELIERAGGKASSSVSKKTTLLVAGEKAGSKRTKAEELGIRIVSPAEFAATVADHLA encoded by the coding sequence ATGACCGACGCTGCCCCACTGGCCACCCCCAGCGCCTACGCCGACGCCGTCGCCACCGCCGTCCAGGCGGCCGCGGCCTACTACGCCGACGGATCCACGCCGCTGGGCGACGACGAGTACGACGCCCTGGTGCGCGGCATCGAGGCGTACGAGGCCGCGCACCCGGACGAGGTGCTCCCGGACTCGCCCACCGGCAAGGTCGCCGGCGGCGCCGCCACCGGCGACGTCCCGCACAGCGTGCCGATGCTCAGCCTGGACAACGTCTTCTCCGCCGACGAACTCGCCGCCTGGGCCGCCGGCTTGGAGCGCCGCCTCGGCCGTCCGGTCGACGGCTGGTGCGTGGAGCCCAAGCTCGACGGCCTGGCCGTCGCCGCCCGCTACCGCGCCGGCTCCCTGGTCCAGGTCCTCACCCGTGGCGACGGTCTCGCGGGCGAGGACATCACCCACTCCGCCGACGCCGTCCTCGGCCTGCCCGCGCGGCTGACCGAGCCCCTCGACCTGGAGCTGCGCGGCGAGGTCCTGCTCACCCAGGACCAGTTCGACCACGCCAACGAGGTCCGCACCGCACACGGCGCCACGCCCTTCGCCCACCCGCGCAGCGGCGCGGCCGGGACGCTCCGGGCCAAGGACCGCCCCTACCGGGTCGAACTCACGTTCTTCGCCTACGGTGCCATCGGCCTCGACGACCTCGGCCACACCGCCCTGCTCGGCCGCCTCGCCGAGCTCGGCGCCAACACCGCCGCCACCACGGAGGCCCACCCGCAACGCTGCGCGACCGTGGAGGAGGTCCAGCAGCGCGTCGAGGAGGTCGCCGCACTGAGGTCAGCGCTGCCGTTCGGCATCGACGGCGTCGTGATCAAGGCGGACACCGCCACCGACCAGCAGCAGGCCGGGTCCGGTTCCCGGGCGCCGCGGTGGGCGGTCGCGCGGAAGCTGGCAGCCGAGCACAAGGTCACCCGGCTGCTGGGCGTCGAGTGGAACGTCGGGCGGACCGGCATCATCGCGCCCCGGGCCGTCCTGGAGCCCGTGGTCATCGACGGCGTCACGATCACCTACGCCACGCTCCACAACCCGGCCGACATCACCCGCCGCGGGCTCCTCCTCGGCGACCAGGTCTTCGTCTACCGCGCCGGCGACGTGATCCCACGGGTGGAAGCGCCGCTCGTCGACCAGCGCACCGGCGCGGAGCAGCCGATCGCCTTCCCCGAGGCCTGCCCGCGCTGCGGGGACCCCATCGACACCTCCGAGCAGCGCTGGCGCTGCTCGCGCGGCCGCGGCTGCCAGGCGGTCGCGTCCATCCGCTACGCGGTCGGCCGCGACCAGCTCGACATCGAGGGCCTCGGCGGCACCCGAGCCGTGCAGCTGGTCGACGCCGGCCTGGTCGAGGACGTCGCCGACCTGTTCGCCCTCACCCGCGACCAGCTCCTCGCGCTGGAGCGGATGGGCGACACCAGCACCGACAACCTCCTCGCCGCCATCGAAACCGCGCGCAACGCCCCGCTGAACCGGGTGTTCTGCGCGCTCGGTGTCCGCGGCACCGGCCGCACGATGTCCCGCCGGATCGCCGCCCACTTCGGCTCCATGGCCGCCATCCGCGCCGCCGACGCCGAAGCCCTCGCCGAGGTCGACGGCATCGGCGTGGAGAAGGCCAAGGTGATCGTCGCGGAGCTGGCCGACCTGGCCCCGGTCCTGGACAAGCTCATCGCCCAGAACGTCGGCACCGCCGTCACCGAGCCCACCGCTCCCTCGAACGCCGGCCCGCAGGAGGACGGTCCCCAGGGGCCGCTCACCGGACAGAGCGTGGTCGTCACCGGCAGCATGGCCGGCAGCCCGCTGGACGGCCTGTCCCGCAACGAGGTCAACGAACTGATCGAGCGCGCCGGCGGCAAGGCATCCTCCTCCGTGTCGAAGAAGACCACCCTGCTCGTGGCGGGCGAGAAGGCCGGCTCCAAGCGCACCAAGGCCGAGGAGCTCGGAATCCGCATCGTCTCGCCGGCGGAGTTCGCCGCCACCGTCGCCGACCACCTCGCCTGA
- a CDS encoding alpha/beta hydrolase family protein — MSTSTTTSADALGSPVPVLSFSPVVLPVPGRPVDLQVRVSAPATGTSLPVILLSHGHGPSNNLSSLNGYAPLADFWAAHGFVVVQPTHLTSRTLSHLVADAPGAPDFWRSRAEDMTHILDRLDVIEHTVPQLAGRIDHTKVALVGHSLGGFTAALLLGAGLTDPDTGNVVHLVEPRIKAGVLLAAPGRGGDALNGPMAEQWPIIGAVDFSTMTAPALVVAGDKDDPLHFTDMGPDWHADPYTLAPGPKTLLTLFDAEHGLGGIAGYDAAETTDENPERVAALARLTAAYLHTQLHPGAPTWQTACEALTTGPDPVGRVESK; from the coding sequence CACATCCACCACCACCAGCGCCGACGCCTTGGGCTCGCCCGTCCCGGTCCTGTCATTCAGCCCCGTGGTCCTGCCCGTGCCCGGACGTCCCGTGGACCTCCAGGTGCGCGTCTCCGCACCCGCGACCGGGACCAGCCTCCCCGTCATCCTTCTCTCCCACGGCCACGGCCCCTCGAACAACCTCTCCTCGCTCAACGGCTATGCACCGCTCGCCGACTTCTGGGCGGCACACGGATTCGTCGTCGTCCAGCCCACTCACCTCACCTCAAGGACACTGAGCCACCTGGTCGCCGACGCCCCCGGCGCACCCGACTTCTGGCGCTCCCGCGCCGAGGACATGACGCACATTCTCGACCGGCTCGACGTCATCGAGCACACCGTGCCGCAGCTCGCCGGACGGATCGACCACACCAAGGTCGCCCTCGTCGGACACTCGCTCGGCGGCTTCACCGCCGCCCTCCTGCTGGGCGCCGGGCTCACCGACCCCGACACCGGGAACGTGGTGCACCTCGTCGAGCCCCGGATCAAGGCGGGCGTGCTGCTCGCCGCGCCCGGCAGGGGCGGCGACGCCCTCAACGGACCCATGGCCGAGCAGTGGCCGATCATCGGGGCCGTCGACTTCTCCACCATGACCGCACCCGCGCTGGTCGTCGCCGGCGACAAGGACGACCCCCTCCACTTCACGGACATGGGGCCGGACTGGCACGCCGACCCCTACACCCTCGCCCCCGGCCCCAAGACCCTGCTCACCCTGTTCGACGCGGAGCACGGACTCGGCGGGATCGCCGGATACGACGCCGCCGAGACAACCGACGAGAATCCCGAGCGAGTCGCCGCCCTCGCCCGGCTCACCGCGGCCTACCTCCACACCCAGCTCCACCCCGGCGCCCCCACGTGGCAGACCGCTTGCGAGGCACTGACGACCGGCCCCGACCCGGTAGGACGAGTCGAATCCAAGTAG